Within Runella rosea, the genomic segment TATTGAATGAATCGGCCGCCAAAACGGTTGCGCTTACTTTCAAAAATTTAAAGTACAAACGTATTACCGACGCCGTTACTGGCGAAAATGTCAACCTCACCCAAATCAAATTGGCAACCAAGGGAGGGCGTTGGATACGGGCCGAAAAATAAATTTGTCCAAAAATAGTATGCCTGTTTCCCCTTGAGAGGCACCGATTCCACCCGACATCTCCCAATGAAATAATTTAAAAATCTCCATAAAGTTTAATTTATTCCTACTTTTGTTGAATTTTAGGTAAAATTCAACCCGTATTTTTTGTGGTAAACCCCTCACTCACTGACGAAACTCTCTGGCAGCGCCTCAAATTAGGCGATGAATTGGCTTTCTCTGTCTTGTTTGAGCGGTATTATCGTTCATTGATTAACTACGGAAATTCGTTGAGTTCTTACCCCGAACGGGTGCAGGATTGCGTTCAGGATGTGTTTGTAAACCTTTGGCTTTACCGCAACACCCTGAGCGACAATGTGGTAATCAAAGCCTACCTGCTCTCAAGCGTCAGGAAGCGCATTGCCCGTTTGCACGAGCGTGATACTATTTTTCGCCAAACTGCGCCGTTGGATGCTGTGCAATTTTCGTTGGATTTTTCCATTGAAGACCAACTCATTGCCGACGAAGAAACCTCGGCTCAGGTTTCTCAGCTCAATCGACTGATTAACGCCTTACCTCCCCGGCAAAAAGAAGCGCTCTATCTCCGCTACCATCAGGGGCTAACGATTGAGCAAATCGGTGAGATGCTCGATATCAATCACCAGTCGGTTTCCAATCTACTTCACCGTTGCATCCAACACCTCCGCAAAGAATGGAAGGGTGATTTAACGCTTCTTTTTCTGCTCTTTTCGAGAATACTTTAAATTTTTCAAAAAAAAGTACCACGTTAGTGAGTATTGCCCCGCAAAGCTGTCCTCTCTGTGTCTGAAACTCTTTTTCAGATGCAGCAACGCAACCATTATAAAAAAATTGAAGATTTTCTGGCCGACGAATCGTTCCAAAAATGGGTTCGGGAAGGAAAAGAACGGGATAATTGGGAAGAATGGACGGTAGAAAACCCCCAACGGGCCAAACTCGTGGCCGAAGCTCGGTTGTGGGTATTAGCTACCCGGGTTCAGGAATCAACCCTTTCTTCATCCGAAGTTGCCGCTGCGTTACAGGCATCCCGTGACAAAATAAAATCCATTGAAAAGGAAACTGCTGTGCCTTCGATTCCGCTTTGGCGTCGTACGGGCTGGCGCAGTATTGCGGCGGTTTTGGTATTGGGACTCGCGTTGGGGTGGTTGCTTAAGCGCCAAACATTGACGCAGGATACACTTACCTACACCCAACTCATCAACCAAGATATCCAAGGACTGATTGAACAGGCCAATAACACCCATAAACCGCAGTTGATTACCCTTTCTGACGGCAGCTCGGTACTGCTTCAGCCCAAAAGTAAGCTCAGCTATCCAAAAAGCTTTGAAGGCGACGAACGCAAAGTGTATTTGTCGGGCGAAGGCTTTTTTGAAATCAGCAAAAATCCGAAGAAGCCCTTTTTCGTTTTTGCCAACGAGATTGTCACCAAGGTCATCGGGACGAGTTTTCGGGTAAAAGCCTACACCGACCAACCCAACGTGGAAGTGGTGGTTAGAACGGGAAAAGTAAACGTCAGCTCCAACCAAGCCATCACGCAGCTGAACCCTGAAACGGTGCAATTGTTGCC encodes:
- a CDS encoding RNA polymerase sigma factor, whose translation is MVNPSLTDETLWQRLKLGDELAFSVLFERYYRSLINYGNSLSSYPERVQDCVQDVFVNLWLYRNTLSDNVVIKAYLLSSVRKRIARLHERDTIFRQTAPLDAVQFSLDFSIEDQLIADEETSAQVSQLNRLINALPPRQKEALYLRYHQGLTIEQIGEMLDINHQSVSNLLHRCIQHLRKEWKGDLTLLFLLFSRIL
- a CDS encoding FecR family protein, which translates into the protein MQQRNHYKKIEDFLADESFQKWVREGKERDNWEEWTVENPQRAKLVAEARLWVLATRVQESTLSSSEVAAALQASRDKIKSIEKETAVPSIPLWRRTGWRSIAAVLVLGLALGWLLKRQTLTQDTLTYTQLINQDIQGLIEQANNTHKPQLITLSDGSSVLLQPKSKLSYPKSFEGDERKVYLSGEGFFEISKNPKKPFFVFANEIVTKVIGTSFRVKAYTDQPNVEVVVRTGKVNVSSNQAITQLNPETVQLLPNQGVRFARKKLTFEKITDLTLEKPEAQSVIAIEQLSFEFSDVPVAQILKTIEQAYLVEIDYPQEKLKDCYLTTSLSDQPLPEKLKIICESLGNMTRYEMNGNRITILSEGCN